The Candidatus Poribacteria bacterium genome includes a region encoding these proteins:
- a CDS encoding type II CAAX endopeptidase family protein, producing MISHIQTVKEKYLRGWERQATVILLASALLLTLHRFYTRRSFFNRHFAEYFGSGPLAESYPYYYWFLMTAFTLLLIPILVAKFGTREKLSAYGIQLGNQKLGWSVTGAAWILMIPVVILAVIVYPPFVAKYPLCKVVANSWQTFLLYQLAYGVYMFSWEFFFRGFMLFGLERKFGNYSILIQTIPFAVMHYSKPLPEALGSIIAGVLLGVLAFETRSFIYGAAIHWLVAMTMDVVAVAFSRL from the coding sequence ATGATTTCCCATATCCAAACTGTAAAAGAAAAGTATCTACGTGGTTGGGAGCGACAAGCGACTGTTATCTTGCTCGCCTCTGCGCTGCTGTTAACGCTGCATAGGTTCTACACCCGACGGAGTTTTTTCAACCGCCACTTCGCAGAATACTTCGGAAGCGGACCTCTCGCAGAAAGTTACCCGTATTATTACTGGTTTTTGATGACAGCATTCACATTGCTACTCATCCCAATTCTTGTTGCGAAATTCGGAACACGGGAAAAACTGAGTGCCTATGGGATCCAGCTCGGAAATCAGAAACTCGGATGGAGTGTGACAGGAGCAGCATGGATTTTGATGATCCCCGTGGTTATCCTTGCAGTCATCGTATATCCACCTTTCGTCGCAAAGTATCCGCTTTGCAAGGTTGTCGCGAATAGTTGGCAGACGTTCTTACTGTACCAACTCGCGTACGGTGTTTATATGTTTTCGTGGGAATTCTTCTTCCGTGGGTTTATGCTTTTCGGATTGGAACGGAAATTCGGAAACTATAGCATCTTGATTCAGACGATTCCGTTTGCGGTGATGCACTATTCCAAGCCGTTGCCAGAGGCACTCGGTTCAATTATCGCGGGTGTATTGCTGGGTGTGTTAGCGTTTGAAACGCGTTCATTTATCTATGGCGCAGCAATCCATTGGCTCGTCGCGATGACGATGGATGTGGTGGCTGTTGCTTTTTCACGTCTTTAA
- a CDS encoding glycosyltransferase family 9 protein produces the protein MFTFEQIDRILIIRLAPLGETVLTTPVIRALRQHFRDAYIAYMVAPTREDLVSASPYLNEVLTYQTSVPRLIYQIARRKFQMAVVLQPTFRLVLHTFLARIPFRVGFETNAGGKKLLSLAVPNNTAQHETQRYLDVVRALGIEVVDDEPEVFIDDTGIAWMNNFLENQKINDGKPLIGLNPGAATAYRRWNAANFAVLGDRLHETYDAHIVITTGPREGELATQVAAQMSYSPIIVNQATPMQLAALLQRCNLYISNDTGPMHLSTAVKTPTIALFGASNFIQWAPPWDRHAVVACKACEFMKTLSSKEWDAHPDRARENFEAITPDAVMATAEKLAW, from the coding sequence ATGTTTACATTTGAGCAGATTGACCGCATCTTAATTATCAGACTTGCGCCACTCGGCGAAACAGTCTTAACAACACCCGTCATCCGTGCTTTACGTCAGCACTTTCGCGATGCGTATATCGCCTACATGGTGGCACCGACGCGAGAGGATTTGGTGTCCGCGAGTCCATATCTCAATGAGGTGCTGACCTATCAAACTTCGGTGCCGAGGCTCATCTATCAGATTGCTCGTCGAAAATTCCAGATGGCGGTGGTACTACAACCAACGTTCCGCTTGGTGCTTCATACATTTCTTGCTCGAATTCCGTTTCGTGTCGGTTTTGAAACAAATGCTGGTGGAAAAAAATTATTAAGTCTCGCAGTACCAAATAACACTGCACAGCACGAGACACAACGCTATCTCGATGTTGTTCGTGCGCTGGGTATTGAAGTCGTAGACGATGAACCGGAAGTATTTATTGATGATACGGGCATCGCATGGATGAACAATTTTCTTGAAAACCAGAAGATTAATGACGGTAAACCTCTCATCGGTCTCAATCCGGGAGCCGCGACTGCTTACCGCCGCTGGAACGCAGCGAATTTTGCCGTTCTCGGTGATCGACTTCACGAAACCTACGATGCACACATTGTCATCACGACCGGACCGCGGGAGGGTGAATTAGCAACGCAAGTGGCGGCGCAGATGTCGTATTCACCCATTATTGTCAATCAGGCAACGCCGATGCAACTTGCGGCACTCCTGCAACGGTGTAATCTTTATATCAGCAACGATACGGGCCCGATGCATCTCAGCACCGCCGTAAAAACGCCGACGATTGCCTTGTTTGGAGCATCAAATTTCATTCAGTGGGCACCACCGTGGGACAGGCATGCAGTGGTTGCCTGTAAAGCGTGTGAATTTATGAAAACACTCTCGTCCAAGGAGTGGGACGCGCATCCAGATCGCGCACGCGAGAATTTTGAGGCGATTACCCCAGATGCGGTTATGGCAACAGCGGAGAAACTCGCATGGTGA